In Treponema vincentii, a single window of DNA contains:
- a CDS encoding NifU family protein, producing MVTVDQIQKALDGIRPHLQADGGDVEFVSMSDDGVVSVRLKGACGSCPMALMTLKSGIEAQLKESYPDVKKVVSV from the coding sequence ATGGTTACAGTCGATCAAATTCAAAAGGCTCTGGACGGTATTCGTCCTCATTTGCAGGCTGATGGGGGCGATGTGGAATTTGTCTCAATGTCTGATGATGGTGTCGTTTCCGTCCGATTGAAAGGGGCTTGCGGTTCTTGCCCAATGGCTTTGATGACGTTAAAGTCCGGCATCGAAGCTCAATTAAAAGAATCCTATCCCGATGTAAAAAAAGTTGTCTCCGTTTGA